A section of the Papio anubis isolate 15944 chromosome 16, Panubis1.0, whole genome shotgun sequence genome encodes:
- the YTHDF1 gene encoding YTH domain-containing family protein 1, which produces MSATSVDTQRTKGQDNKVQNGSLHQKDTVHDNDFEPYLTGQSNQSNSYPSMSDPYLSSYYPPSIGFPYSLNEAPWSTAGDPPIPYLTTYGQLSNGDHHFMHDAVFGQPGGLGNNIYQHRFNFFPENPAFSAWGTSGSQGQQTQSSAYGSSYTYPPSSLGGTVVDGQPGFHSDTLSKAPGMNSLEQGMVGLKIGDVSSSAVKTVGSVVSSVALTGVLSGNGGTNVNMPVSKPTSWAAIASKPAKPQPKMKTKSGPVLGGALPPPPIKHNMDIGTWDNKGPVPKAPVPQQAPSPQAAPQPQQVAQPLPAQPPPVAQLQYQSPQQPPQTRWVAPRNRNAAFGQSGGAGSDSNSPGNVQPNSTPSVESHPVLEKLKAAHSYNPKEFDWNLKSGRVFIIKSYSEDDIHRSIKYSIWCSTEHGNKRLDSAFRCMSSKGPVYLLFSVNGSGHFCGVAEMKSPVDYGTSAGVWSQDKWKGKFDVKWIFVKDVPNNQLRHIRLENNDNKPVTNSRDTQEVPLEKAKQVLKIISSYKHTTSIFDDFAHYEKRQEEEEVVRKERQNRNKQ; this is translated from the exons ATGTCGGCCACCAGCGTGGACACCCAG AGAACAAAAGGACAAGATAATAAAG TACAAAATGGTTCTTTACATCAGAAGGATACAGTTCATGACAATGACTTTGAGCCCTACCTTACTGGACAGTCAAATCAG AGTAACAGTTACCCCTCAATGAGCGACCCCTACCTGTCCAGCTATTACCCGCCATCCATTGGATTTCCTTACTCCCTCAATGAGGCTCCATGGTCCACTGCAGGGGACCCTCCGATCCCATACCTCACCACCTACGGACAGCTCAGTAACGGAGACCATCATTTTATGCACGATGCTGTTTTTGGGCAGCCTGGGGGCCTGGGGAACAACATCTATCAGCACAGGTTTAATTTTTTCCCTGAAAACCCTGCGTTCTCAGCATGGGGGACAAGTGGGTCTCAAGGTCAGCAGACCCAGAGCTCTGCGTATGGGAGCAGCTACACCTACCCGCCGAGCTCCCTGGGTGGCACTGTGGTGGATGGGCAGCCAGGCTTTCACAGCGACACCCTCAGCAAGGCCCCCGGGATGAACAGCCTGGAGCAGGGCATGGTTGGCCTGAAGATTGGGGACGTCAGCTCCTCTGCTGTCAAGACGGTGGGCTCCGTTGTCAGCAGCGTGGCACTGACTGGTGTCCTTTCTGGCAACGGTGGGACAAATGTGAACATGCCAGTTTCAAAGCCGACCTCATGGGCTGCCATTGCCAGCAAGCCTGCAAAACCACAgcctaaaatgaaaacaaagagcgGGCCTGTCCTGGGGGGTGCGCTGCCCCCTCCACCTATAAAGCATAACATGGACATTGGCACCTGGGATAACAAGGGGCCTGTGCCAAAGGCCCCAGTCCCCCAACAGGCACCCTCCCCACAGGCTGCCCCACAGCCCCAGCAGGTGGCTCAGCCTCTCCCAGCACAGCCCCCACCTGTGGCTCAACTGCAGTATCAGAGCCCTCAGCAGCCACCCCAGACCCGCTGGGTTGCCCCACGCAACAGAAACGCGGCGTTTGGGCAGAGTGGAGGGGCTGGCAGTGATAGCAACTCTCCTGGAAATGTCCAGCCTAATTCCACCCCCAGCGTCGAATCCCACCCTGTCCTTGAAAAACTGAAGGCTGCTCACAGCTATAACCCTAAAGAGTTTGACTGGAATCTGAAAAGCGGGCGTGTGTTCATCATCAAGAGCTACTCTGAGGATGACATCCATCGCTCCATTAAGTACTCCATCTGGTGTAGCACAGAGCACGGCAACAAACGCCTGGACAGCGCCTTCCGCTGCATGAGCAGCAAGGGGCCCGTCTACCTGCTCTTCAGCGTCAATGGGAGTGGGCATTTTTGTGGGGTGGCCGAGATGAAGTCCCCCGTGGACTACGGCACCAGTGCTGGGGTCTGGTCTCAGGACAAGTGGAAGGGGAAATTTGATGTCAAGTGGATTTTTGTTAAGGATGTGCCCAATAACCAGCTCCGGCACATCAGACTGGAGAATAATGACAACAAACCGGTCACAAACTCGCGGGACACCCAGGAGGTGCCcttagaaaaagcaaaacaagtgCTGAAAATTATCAGTTCCTACAAGCACACAACCTCCATCTTCGACGACTTTGCTCACTACGAGAAgcgccaggaggaggaggaagtggtgCGCAAG gAACGGCAGAATCGAAACAAACAATAA